The genomic stretch GCGGGATCATAGGAGCAGTTAATGGAATCCTGGGGTATCAGGCGGCGGCTATGCTGGATGTGTCCATAGCAGGCAGTATGGCTGTGGTCACCGGATTAGTGTTCTTCCTTGTGTTTGTTTTTGCACCCCGCAGAGGACTGATCCGTTCACTTCTAAGGCGGAGGAATCAGAAACTGGAATTTGCTAAAGCGACCCTGCTTTTTCACCTATCTAATCATGAAAACAGTGCAGAAGAAAATGCGGAAGCAGGTATTGATACCATAAAGACGCATTTGCACTGGACTGGTGAATTTACTTCGAAAATTATCAAATCTTTAGTACGTGAAGATTGTGTTCAGCTATCCGGTGGCTTAGTGAAACTGACGCCTGAAGGGCGGTATGTCATTATGCGTAACTATATCACGCTTTTCTCACGATAATATTGATTATTAAAAACCAGACCCTAGCTTTTGGAAAAGGAAGGGTCTGGTTTTTTCATAGTTGTTTTTTATTTTAACTTACAAGATCTTGATTGCAGATTTTCGTTAAACAAATATCACTCGCTTAATGTGTCGTTTTCTTACCTTTCAATGCTGCAGCTGACGCCTGCACCGCCGCATACATAACTCCTGCGCAAGGCCAGATAATCCATGTCCTGCTCCAATTTCCCGTATAAAAGCTGATGCCGAGATATACTGCGGTTATGGTACTCCAATAGATCACATGCAGGTATTCTGTCTGCTTCTTTTCCAGTTTTTTCTCTACCGTATAATCCCCCTCCTGCAGCAGCATCTGGAAGCAGCCTTTTTTCTCTCCTGCTATTACGAATAAAAATACAGCACAGGCAACTATGATCAACAGGAACACTACACACATAACATAGACAAAGTCTGAGCTGCTTAACGCAACGGCTGTCATCAATGGCAAAGCGCAGATAATACACAGGAAAACACCTGCCACATTAAAGATTCTATAGGTTCCTTCATATTCTGCCATTCTTTTTCGTACGATCCCTTCCACTCCATATTCCAGGCGGAAGATTTCTTTCTCCAAATACTGGTAAGATTCCATCTTCATACCATTCATTACAAAAAACACTGTGACAATTCCGACAATCAGCAGTAATATGGCCACTCCCAATCCTCCTGCCATGTTTTCACTGATGTTTACATTTTTTAATTCTGTTAATCCTCCCAGAAAAATCAGCATGACCGGAGACAAAACATAAGCCGCGATACCTGAGGCTGTCTTTTTTGCCCCCCGGATCTTGATATCCATGAATTGATTGGCCATATCAAGGGTAACTGTCTTCTGAACCTCATCGCGATCAGTTTCCATGGCAATAGATGCCGGATCTGCCTCCATCTCTTCCTTTAATAAATAATCCGTACTGACATCGAATGCCTGACTAAGTTTTAAAATTCGTTCCAAATCAGGAATTGAAGTTCCGGACTCCCACTTAGATACTGACTGCCTCGATACGCCCATCTGGTGTGCCAGCTCCTCCTGCGACCATCCGGCCTTCTTACGCAATGCAATAATTTTTTCTGATAATATCACAATGCACCATCCTTTCAAAATTTATTTATGTCATTCCATCTTCAAATGTCCTGTAATAAATATCTGCGTTCACCTGGTGATATATGACTGTCTGTATTATAGTATTTTTACCGGTTGACAACCACCAAGTGCGCTGTATAATTTGTCAACTGGCGGTTGCAAATTCTACTTTACTATATCAATGACCGTTTTTACAATACAAATGTGATGATTTAACTGAAATACTAAAAGAATTTTTATAGTTCCATATCTGACCCGGCCTATAAATTTGAGTTTGAGGACAAGGTAAATTACTGGACAATCGGATATTCGAAATCCGCGCCTCTACTTGATGAGGCTAAACTATATAAACCAAAGCCACTTTGGATCAAAACGGAACAAAGCAACACCGGAATCACCACTCAAAAAACGCTGCAGCCCGCATAAATACCAGGCTGCAGCGTTTCAACTCCGTATTCACTCTAAAATATCCCCTTCCTCTCCCTGCAGCACTAACCTCACCTTACGCTCAAAGGGTACATATTCATTTAAGTAAATGGTATACCCCTGGGAATTCACCTTTTCACCACTATAATGTCCTTTAAACGCATGCAGGCCAAATCCTGGTCCAATCTTAATTCGTTGTCCCTCATGATGAAGATCAACATCTCCATCCCGCAGAATCATTGAGGCTCCCGGATAAGTATCCATGAAAAAACTCTTACTCTCTAACACTGCGCCGGACGGTACACACAGTTGAAGCCGAATAGGAACACGGCTTATCCCCTCTGCTTTTAGGGATAATTCTGCACCGCCCTTTACTTCTGTCACTCCAACCCACAGCTTCACAGCTCCCTTCACCAGCACCTCTCGTTCCGTATGGTCCATTTTCCACCAATCGCTGGTATCCGGAGCCTCTTTCCAGGGGAGGTAATAGCGGTTTTCCACGGTAGAAGACAGCTCATATTCCTTCTCTTTCATCATCACCTTCATATCAGCCGCTCGAAAATCCCTGTTATCCCCTATGCTTTCTCCAATCCGTACATAAATTAGAGTTGATTTCCATTTTAAATAGAGGAATTCATCCTTTCCTCTCAATACACTGTATCCAAAGTTACCCTGCCTGACCCGAACCACTCCTGATTCTTCATAAAACTTACGGTAATTTTCCA from Lacrimispora sphenoides JCM 1415 encodes the following:
- a CDS encoding helix-turn-helix domain-containing protein gives rise to the protein MILSEKIIALRKKAGWSQEELAHQMGVSRQSVSKWESGTSIPDLERILKLSQAFDVSTDYLLKEEMEADPASIAMETDRDEVQKTVTLDMANQFMDIKIRGAKKTASGIAAYVLSPVMLIFLGGLTELKNVNISENMAGGLGVAILLLIVGIVTVFFVMNGMKMESYQYLEKEIFRLEYGVEGIVRKRMAEYEGTYRIFNVAGVFLCIICALPLMTAVALSSSDFVYVMCVVFLLIIVACAVFLFVIAGEKKGCFQMLLQEGDYTVEKKLEKKQTEYLHVIYWSTITAVYLGISFYTGNWSRTWIIWPCAGVMYAAVQASAAALKGKKTTH